Proteins co-encoded in one Papaver somniferum cultivar HN1 chromosome 5, ASM357369v1, whole genome shotgun sequence genomic window:
- the LOC113277550 gene encoding phosphoglycerate kinase, cytosolic-like, with protein sequence MDRHSHTYRHSYPYLIDSGTPLTYDPIYKDKKHPSVTVTKKRSVDDLEEADLRGKRVLVRVELNDSSEIPATAPTIQYLINHRARVILCGHLGGHGDEVTPSSLRDVTPVLSQVIGTTVVMASGCIGEEVEEMVAALQDGDIVLLENVRMYKEEVENGHCFAEKLASLADLYVNDAFQTTSLAHTSTLGVTKFLRPAVAGLTMKKELDYLVGVASHPSRPFAAIVGGSKLSSKWELIEALLDKVDILLLGGEMIFTFYKAQGCSVGSSLVEEHMFDLAMSILKKAKDKKVELIIPNDVLISRLNTRDTEIKQVSVHSIPNGWRGVDIGSCTIYMYACHLAVAKTILWIGAMGASNISIGTEAVAKLLAELSDKGATTVVAEGVSIASLERLGVADKMSHISRGGVTTTALLQGSSLPSLLALDDAV encoded by the exons ATGGATCGTCATTCCCATACCTATCGTCATTCCTATCCCTATC TAATTGATTCGGGAACGCCGTTAACGTATGACCCAATATATAAAGACAAAAAACATCCTTCTGTAACAGTAACAAAGAAGAGAAGTGTTGATGATCTGGAAGAAGCCGATTTACGAGGAAAACGAGTACTAGTGAGGGTTGAGTTAAATGATTCTTCTGAAATTCCGGCCACTGCTCCTACTATTCAGTACTTGATAAATCATCGAGCTAGAGTTATTCTCTGCGGGCATCTTGGT GGACATGGAGATGAAGTAACCCCCTCTAGCTTGAGGGATGTTACACCTGTACTATCTCAGGTCATAGGAACCACG GTTGTTATGGCCAGTGGTTGTATTGGGGAGGAAGTTGAAGAAATGGTTGCTGCACTCCAAGATGGAGATATTGTACTGCTTGAGAATGTCAGAATGTACAAAGAGGAAGTGGAGAATGGCCACTGTTTTGCGGAGAAGTTAGCTTCTCTTGCTGACCTCTATGTCAATGACGCATTTCAAACCACTAGCTTAGCTCATACTTCCACCCTGGGAGTTACTAAATTCTTAAGGCCTGCTGTGGCTGGACTCACTATGAAGAAG GAACTGGACTATCTTGTTGGAGTTGCCTCACATCCTAGCAGGCCATTTGCCGCCATTGTTGGTGGTTCAAAGCTCTCATCCAAGTGGGAACTTATTGAGGCTTTGTTGGATAAAGTTGATATCCTCCTTTTAGGTGGAGAAATGATCTTCACATTTTACAAGGCCCAAGGCTGCAGTGTTGGGTCATCCCTCGTTGAGGAACACATGTTTGATCTTGCAATGTCAATCTTGAAGAAGGCCAAGGACAAGAAAGTTGAACTTATCATCCCAAATGATGTTTTGATTAGTCGATTAAATACCCGTGACACAGAGATCAAG CAAGTATCAGTACATTCTATCCCAAATGGCTGGAGGGGTGTGGACATCGGTTCCTGTACCATCTATATGTATGCGTGTCACCTCGCCGTTGCGAAGACTATCTTATGGATTGGAGCCATGGGAGCATCAAATATCTCTATTGGGACAGAG GCAGTTGCTAAGCTCTTGGCCGAGCTTAGCGACAAGGGAGCAACAACAGTTGTTGCTGAAGGTGTGTCGATAGCTTCTTTGGAGAGGCTAGGAGTGGCTGATAAAATGTCTCACATCTCAAGAGGAGGTGTAACTACTACGGCCCTGCTTCAAGGGAGTTCACTACCTTCGCTTCTTGCTTTAGACGATGCTGtctaa
- the LOC113279203 gene encoding uncharacterized protein LOC113279203 gives MATPMPTTGKLQSNPGEKSVDQKLYRSMIGSLFYLTATRPDIAFSVRCCARFQADPREPHLKAVKRIIRYINGTLDYGLLYSMDTNNNLVAYSDADWAGCVEDRKSTSGGCFYAGKNLVAWHSKKQNSQSLSTCEA, from the coding sequence ATGGCGACACCAATGCCAACTACCGGAAAACTTCAATCAAATCCAGGAGAAAAATCAGTAGATCAAAAATTATATAGATCTATGATAGGAAGCTTGTTTTACTtgactgcaacaagaccagacattgccttTAGTGTAAGATGTTGTGCAAGATTTCAAGCAGATCCCAGAGAACCACATCTAAAAGCTGTAAAACGAATCATTCGATACATTAATGGTACCCTGGATTATGGTTTATTATATTCTATGGATACAAACAACAATCTCGTTGCCtactcagatgctgattgggcaggatgtgtagaagaccgAAAAAGCACCTCTGGCGGATGCTTCTATGCTGGGAAAAATCTTGTAGCCTGGCacagcaagaaacaaaactcacagtCCTTGTCGACATGTGAAGCATAA